A genomic segment from Nicotiana tabacum cultivar K326 chromosome 9, ASM71507v2, whole genome shotgun sequence encodes:
- the LOC107770918 gene encoding DNA (cytosine-5)-methyltransferase CMT3: MPSKRKASTPKASTAAATNKKSKGRAVEKPDPVVEAASSTVECDFVEDEVEVEETECESSNEESSSAQKVRRAAQANEDQECEFSGDSISHTEARQKWPHRYINHKDRVKSNGKPMTLNDQDDGDQLIQAKCHFTQAVVDGQIYNLGDDAYVQASSDEDDYICKIVEFFQAVDGMQYFTAQWFYRAKDTVIKAHDQFIDNKRVFFSEIKDDNPLGCLVKKIKIVAIPSNVRPPLKESLRSNSDYYYDMMYLLPYSSFVSLPQDVSSPISESDSTISSDSDTVDVKEQKLEKNLLDLYSGCGAMSTGLCLGADIGGVKLVTKWAVDLNQYACDSLKWNHPETAVRNESADDFLLLLREWRQLCASCSLLRNNTPTHSFLKVRDEDDKDDNDNEDEDEGSGDDEQGEIFEVEQLLEICYGDPKEKNKPGLYFKVRWKGYGQEEDTWEPIEGLDGCQEKIKDFVAKGFKASILPLPGEVQVICGGPPCQGVSGFNRFRNSTNPLGDSKNKQLETFMDIVEFLNPRFVLMENVVDLVKFADGFLGRYALGRLVGMNYQARMGMMVAGAYGLPQFRRRVFMWGALPSEKLPQYPLPTHNVVVRGGMPKEFELNVVAYDEALKVELKRELFLKDAISDLPPVENDEPTDEMPYIDEPKSAFQHFIRSRRNGTLGSVLYDHRPLRLNEDDYQRVCQIPKRKGANFRDLPGVRVRANNTVELDPDVERVKVASGKPLVPDYAITFVRGTSTKPFGRLWWDEIVPTVVTRAEPHNQVILHPEQDRVLTIRENARLQGFPDYYKLTGPIKERYMQVGNAVAVPVARALGYSLALALEGLSEEKPLLSLPPNFPCLEELGSNEESID, encoded by the exons ATGCCGAGCAAACGGAAGGCTTCTACACCGAAGGCTTCTACGGCGGCAGCGACGAATAAGAAATCAAAGGGACGTGCAGTGGAAAAGCCGGATCCAGTAGTGGAAGCGGCATCTTCTACAGTTGAGTGTGACTTCGTAGAAGATGAAGTAGAAGTTGAGGAAACAGAGTGCGAGAGCTCGAACGAAGAATCCTCGTCTGCCCAAAAGGTGAGAAGAGCTGCGCAAGCGAATGAAGATCAGGAGTGTGAGTTTTCTGGTGATTCGATTTCGCATACAGAAGCTAGGCAAAAATGGCCTCATCGCTACATTAATCACAAG GATAGAGTGAAATCAAATGGTAAACCTATGACCTTAAATGA CCAAGATGATGGCGACCAATTAATCCAGGCTAAGTGTCATTTTACCCAGGCAGTGGTTGATGGTCAGATTTACAATCTCGGGGATGATGCGTATGTACAG GCTTCAAGCGATGAAGATGATTATATATGCAAGATTGTTGAATTTTTTCAAGCTGTTGATGGTATGCAGTATTTTACTGCTCAATGGTTTTACAGAGCCAAGGATACT GTAATTAAAGCTCATGACCAGTTTATCGACAACAAACGTGTATTCTTTTCTGAAATCAAGGATGATAATCCTCTTGGTTGCCTTGTAAAGAAAATCAAGATCGTTGCTATACCCTCAAAT GTAAGGCCACCGCTCAAGGAAAGTTTGAGATCAAATTCTGACTATTACTATGACATGATGTACCTGCTTCCATACTCATCATTTGTTAGCTTACCACAAG ATGTTTCAAGTCCCATTAGTGAATCAGATTCTACCATATCTAGCGATAGTGATACTGTAGATGTCAAAGAACAAAAGCTTGAAAAGAACCTCTTGGATCTCTATTCAGGTTGTGGAGCAATGTCCACTGGGTTGTGCCTGGGTGCTGATATTGGCGGTGTCAAGCTTGTTACT AAATGGGCTGTTGACCTAAATCAATATGCCTGTGATAGCTTGAAATGGAATCATCCAGAGACTGCG GTAAGAAATGAGTCTGCTGATGATTTCTTATTACTTTTGAGGGAGTGGAGGCAGCTTTGTGCATCTTGTTCATTGTTGAGAAATAATACCCCAACACACTCTTTCCTGAAAGTAAGAGATGAGGATGACAAAGACGACAATGATAATGAAGACGAGGATGAGGGATCTGGTGATGATGAACAAGGTGAAATTTTTGAGGTGGAACAGCttttagaaatttgctatggagACCCAAAGGAAAAAAACAAGCCTGGCCTTTACTTTAAG GTACGTTGGAAGGGTTATGGCCAAGAGGAAGACACTTGGGAGCCAATAGAGGGCTTAGA TGGTTGCCAAGAGAAAATAAAGGACTTTGTGGCCAAGGGCTTCAAAGCAAGTATTTTGCCATTGCCT GGGGAAGTACAGGTCATATGTGGGGGCCCTCCTTGTCAGGGAGTAAGCGGATTTAATCGATTTAGGAACTCAACGAATCCATTAGGAGATTCGAAAAATAAACAACTTGAAACATTCATGGACATTGTGGAATTCTTGAATCCACGATTCGTATTAATGGAAAACGTAGTAGATTTGGTCAAGTTCGCAGATGGATTTCTAGGAAGATATGCACTGGGTAGACTTGTTGGAATGAACTACCAAGCACGGATGGGAATGATGGTAGCCGGGGCTTATGGACTTCCACAATTTCGTAGGCGTGTCTTCATGTGGGGTGCCCTTCCTTCAGAG AAATTGCCACAATATCCGTTGCCCACACACAATGTTGTTGTGAGGGGTGGAATGCCCAAAGAATTTGAG TTAAATGTTGTAGCATATGATGAGGCCTTGAAAGTCGAGCTAAAGAGAGAACTTTTTCTTAAGGATGCAATTTCAGATCTTCCTCCT GTGGAAAATGACGAGCCAACGGACGAAATGCCTTATATTGATGAGCCCAAATCTGCCTTCCAACATTTCATAAGATCAAGGAGAAATG GGACATTAGGGTCTGTTTTGTATGATCATCGGCCCCTTCGGTTAAATGAAGATGACTATCAGCGTGTATGTCAAATTCCCAAACGGAAG GGTGCAAACTTCAGGGACCTGCCTGGGGTTCGTGTTCGTGCTAACAATACTGTTGAATTGGATCCAGATGTAGAAAGAGTAAAAGTTGCTTCGGGAAAGCCTTTG GTCCCTGATTATGCCATAACTTTTGTTCGTGGTACTTCCACAAA GCCATTTGGTCGTTTATGGTGGGATGAAATTGTTCCAACAGTTGTTACAAGAGCAGAACCCCACAATCAG GTCATATTACATCCAGAGCAGGACCGAGTTCTAACTATCCGTGAAAATGCACGGCTGCAAGGTTTCCCTGACTACTACAAATTGACAGGGCCAATAAAAGAAAG GTACATGCAAGTAGGAAATGCAGTTGCAGTACCTGTGGCTCGGGCTTTAGGGTATTCTTTAGCATTGGCATTGGAAGGATTGTCGGAAGAAAAACCCTTACTGTCACTACCACCTAATTTTCCATGTCTAGAGGAACTGGGCTCCAATGAGGAATCTATAGATTAA
- the LOC107770919 gene encoding putative rRNA-processing protein EBP2 homolog — MMVEDELAVMNPENEDSDPETESEEGDEEEDQQVVKLAEPSKTAVYNREGLLERLGDISWPDNLDWSHRLNIDREEQEVVDVNDDLAREHSFFTQALDGARQMYLSFQSKGEPFLRPADYYAEMVKTDTHMEKVKGRLLAEKRKMEESEERRKARENKKLAKEVQAQKMKDRAKQKKQEIDSVKKWRKQRQQSGFDKEGAAGLDLPFDEDGTKPFQRSNKKRPGVSPGDRSGGKAAFGGKTFGGKGKGPDKKRKSREFRDSKFGFGGRKGLKKQNTAETTNDFKGFQKGEVSAKNKRAKR, encoded by the coding sequence ATGATGGTTGAGGATGAATTGGCCGTTATGAACCCAGAGAATGAGGATTCCGACCCAGAAACTGAATcggaagaaggagatgaagaagaagatcagcaaGTTGTGAAGTTGGCTGAACCTTCAAAGACTGCTGTATATAACAGGGAGGGTTTGCTTGAAAGGCTGGGAGATATCAGTTGGCCTGATAATTTAGATTGGAGTCACAGGCTTAACATCGACAGGGAAGAGCAAGAAGTGGTGGATGTGAATGATGACTTGGCGAGAGAGCACTCTTTCTTCACACAGGCGTTGGATGGTGCACGCCAAATGTACCTCAGCTTTCAGTCAAAGGGTGAACCTTTTCTGAGGCCGGCTGATTATTATGCGGAAATGGTGAAGACTGACACTCACATGGAGAAAGTTAAGGGCCGACTCTTAGCTGAGAAGAGGAAGATGGAGGAGTCTGAAGAGAGGAGGAAGGCGAGAGAGAACAAGAAACTGGCCAAGGAAGTACAAGCACAGAAGATGAAAGATAgagcaaagcaaaagaagcaGGAGATTGATTCCGTTAAAAAATGGAGGAAGCAGAGGCAGCAGAGTGGGTTCGATAAGGAGGGTGCTGCCGGCCTGGATTTGCCTTTTGATGAAGATGGGACTAAACCGTTTCAGAGATCAAATAAGAAGAGACCTGGTGTATCTCCTGGAGATCGTTCAGGGGGAAAGGCGGCATTTGGTGGGAAAACGTTTGGTGGAAAAGGGAAGGGACCAGACAAGAAGAGGAAAAGCAGGGAATTTAGGGACTCCAAGTTTGGATTTGGTGGGAGAAAAGGTTTAAAGAAGCAGAACACTGCTGAGACTACCAATGATTTCAAAGGATTCCAAAAGGGTGAAGTTTCTGCAAAAAACAAACGCGCTAAGAGATGA